One window from the genome of Mycolicibacterium gadium encodes:
- a CDS encoding metallophosphoesterase — protein sequence MFIVVLSAVLALMNVYVWKRFVKDTTRPGRTRRTLTAALVGLWVLLLAALVVPRFTDVSKAGWYAWPGYLWFGVLVYLFLTLLALEPVRLALRGWAKRQPQAPKAPEEPAEPDRHALNRRMFLARASAVAAGAASVGLVGVGTATALGPPDLLRVPVRLRRLDPAFGGFRIALVSDIHLGPLVGRAHTERIVEIINAAEVDLVAIVGDLVDGTVAELGPAAAPFQDLAAPEGTFFVTGNHEYFVEDTAEWLNELERFGVQTLRNENTAIRRGGAAFDLAGINDIAGEQRDDPPDFDRALAGVDDSRPTILLAHQPVMVSEAAARGVDLQLSGHTHGGQMWPFHYVVEMVQPSLAGLSTVDDTQLYVTRGAGFWGPPVRIGAPPDITVLTLEGES from the coding sequence ATGTTCATCGTGGTGCTCAGCGCGGTCCTGGCGCTCATGAACGTCTACGTGTGGAAGCGGTTCGTCAAGGACACCACGCGGCCGGGCCGCACCCGACGGACCCTGACGGCGGCGCTCGTCGGGCTGTGGGTGCTGCTGCTGGCGGCGCTCGTCGTGCCGCGGTTCACCGACGTCTCCAAGGCCGGCTGGTACGCGTGGCCGGGCTACCTGTGGTTCGGGGTGCTCGTCTATCTGTTCCTGACATTGCTCGCGCTCGAGCCGGTGCGGCTGGCGTTGCGTGGCTGGGCCAAGCGACAACCGCAAGCACCAAAAGCACCCGAAGAGCCTGCCGAGCCCGATCGCCATGCGCTGAATCGCCGGATGTTCCTCGCGCGAGCGAGTGCGGTCGCCGCCGGGGCGGCGTCGGTCGGCCTGGTCGGCGTCGGCACGGCCACCGCGCTGGGACCGCCTGACCTGCTGCGGGTTCCGGTGCGACTGCGGCGGTTGGATCCCGCGTTCGGCGGGTTCCGCATCGCGTTGGTATCCGATATCCATCTCGGGCCGCTGGTGGGGCGGGCGCACACCGAGCGCATCGTCGAGATCATCAACGCCGCGGAGGTCGACCTGGTCGCGATCGTCGGGGATCTGGTGGACGGCACCGTGGCCGAACTCGGGCCCGCGGCCGCACCGTTTCAGGATCTGGCCGCACCGGAGGGCACATTCTTCGTCACCGGCAACCATGAGTACTTCGTCGAGGACACCGCCGAATGGCTGAACGAGCTGGAGCGGTTCGGAGTCCAGACGCTGCGCAACGAGAACACCGCGATCCGGCGCGGCGGCGCCGCCTTCGACCTCGCGGGCATCAACGACATCGCGGGCGAGCAACGCGACGACCCGCCCGACTTCGACCGCGCCCTTGCGGGAGTCGACGACTCACGACCGACGATCCTGCTCGCGCACCAACCGGTCATGGTGTCCGAGGCCGCCGCCCGCGGAGTCGACCTGCAGCTGTCCGGGCACACCCACGGCGGGCAGATGTGGCCGTTTCACTACGTGGTCGAAATGGTGCAGCCGTCACTGGCGGGCCTGTCGACCGTTGATGACACCCAGTTGTACGTCACCCGCGGGGCGGGGTTCTGGGGGCCGCCCGTCCGGATCGGCGCACCGCCCGACATCACGGTGCTGACGCTGGAAGGCGAGTCCTAG
- a CDS encoding oxygenase MpaB family protein: protein MTAAAETSATYDTGSVRPNVLVEFRKHSGSTLGGFFGAAAFDEVALVPVAAAVDKTGRFAANFADRGVRSGFSALLAIWGDATDKVAEAERLKTMHREVRGKGTGDFADVRYSALDPKLWNWIAVSGMFVVLNSFTPCTGIVLSEAERELAYAQLLDAFSALELPGKNSKLPATYAEAEDYYESMVRDELQANAFLQRVTLDLTRLPLPTLVLPAPLRRLMTPPWLVLRPVAGHVLKVCSFGILHPGIRELTGFRWESRHDLEFALYTRVLQLAWRVLPDKLLLIPLARNRIEYEKLVHVHRSVALDSFAPPAGCPSAD, encoded by the coding sequence ATGACCGCAGCTGCCGAGACTTCCGCGACGTACGACACCGGATCGGTGCGGCCGAACGTTCTGGTCGAGTTCCGTAAGCACAGCGGGAGCACGCTGGGGGGCTTCTTCGGCGCTGCCGCATTCGATGAGGTTGCCCTGGTGCCGGTGGCGGCCGCGGTCGACAAGACCGGGCGATTTGCCGCCAACTTCGCCGATCGCGGTGTGCGCAGCGGGTTTTCGGCACTGCTCGCCATCTGGGGCGACGCCACCGACAAGGTCGCCGAGGCCGAACGGCTCAAAACGATGCATCGCGAGGTGCGAGGTAAGGGCACCGGCGACTTCGCCGACGTGCGCTACAGCGCGCTCGACCCCAAACTGTGGAACTGGATCGCGGTCAGCGGAATGTTCGTGGTGCTCAACTCCTTCACCCCGTGTACCGGAATCGTGCTGTCCGAGGCCGAACGTGAACTCGCCTACGCCCAACTGCTCGACGCCTTCTCGGCGCTCGAGTTGCCGGGCAAGAACTCGAAGTTGCCTGCGACCTATGCCGAAGCCGAGGACTACTACGAGTCGATGGTCCGGGATGAACTGCAGGCCAACGCATTCCTGCAAAGGGTCACTCTCGATCTGACCCGGCTGCCCCTGCCGACCCTGGTGCTCCCCGCGCCGTTGCGCCGGCTGATGACGCCGCCGTGGCTGGTGTTGCGCCCGGTCGCGGGCCACGTGCTCAAGGTGTGTTCTTTCGGCATCCTGCATCCAGGGATCCGCGAGCTGACCGGCTTCCGGTGGGAGTCGCGCCACGACCTCGAGTTCGCGCTGTACACCCGCGTGCTGCAGCTGGCGTGGCGGGTACTCCCCGACAAGCTGCTGCTGATTCCGTTGGCACGCAATCGAATCGAGTACGAGAAACTGGTCCATGTGCATCGTTCGGTCGCGCTGGATTCGTTCGCGCCGCCGGCCGGTTGCCCGTCCGCTGACTAG
- a CDS encoding TetR/AcrR family transcriptional regulator, giving the protein MRRTNASPTEQEAAILKAAAEEVALVGVGRLSMEVIARQAGVSRSTLYRRFPSRETLVTELGRQTFDFAMARLQTVAIDSGPAEAAVAAFREGVRLLTGEPVMRRFLQLDSDFTAVTGMFDEASAFLSSAATSMAKALRAAGATMPDDDLLAVSELHIRLAVSLVQVSTPVLDVTDDDAVARYARTHLAPLVR; this is encoded by the coding sequence ATGCGCCGCACCAACGCCAGCCCCACCGAGCAGGAGGCTGCGATTCTGAAGGCCGCCGCCGAGGAGGTGGCGCTCGTCGGCGTCGGCCGGCTGAGCATGGAGGTCATCGCGCGGCAAGCGGGTGTCAGCCGCAGCACGCTGTACCGACGGTTCCCCAGCCGGGAGACATTGGTCACCGAACTGGGCAGGCAGACCTTCGATTTCGCGATGGCGCGGCTGCAGACCGTGGCGATCGACAGCGGACCCGCCGAAGCCGCGGTTGCGGCATTCCGCGAAGGAGTCCGGCTGCTCACCGGCGAACCGGTGATGCGCCGGTTCCTGCAGTTGGACAGCGACTTCACCGCGGTGACGGGAATGTTCGACGAGGCGAGCGCCTTCCTGAGCAGTGCGGCCACCTCGATGGCCAAAGCGCTGCGCGCGGCGGGCGCGACGATGCCGGACGACGACCTGCTCGCCGTTTCCGAACTGCACATCCGCTTGGCCGTCTCGCTGGTTCAGGTCAGCACTCCAGTGCTCGACGTGACCGACGACGACGCGGTCGCCCGCTACGCCAGAACCCATTTGGCGCCGCTCGTGCGCTGA